The Candidatus Thermoplasmatota archaeon genome window below encodes:
- a CDS encoding translation initiation factor IF-2 subunit gamma, which translates to MSFPKAPEINIGMIGHVDHGKTTLTQRLTGKWTDEHSEEIKRGISIRLGYADAAFYKCPTCEEPQCYTVKKTCDHCKSPCELLRVVSFVDAPGHETLMATMLSGAAIMDGAILVIAANEDCPQPQTREHLTALEIAGIKKIVIVQNKIDLVSNETALKHYEQIKKFIKGTIAEDAPIVPVSAHHDINIDVLLKLLEEKIPTPERDSTKPPLMYIARSFDINKPGTRPQELKGGVIGGSLMQGVLHKGDEIQIAPGRRTESEGRAIIEPITTKVVSLMTGGKIVDTANPGGLLAIGTELDPAQVKSDSFAGKIVGKIGQLPPVVDTFDITIHLLKRVVGTIDEKNVEPLKTNEPLMLTVGTATTVGIIQELRETKIRVKLKLAVCAQQNQRIAISRRIDGKWHLIGYGEITYAKS; encoded by the coding sequence ATGAGTTTTCCGAAAGCACCAGAAATCAATATCGGCATGATCGGTCATGTAGATCATGGAAAAACCACACTCACCCAGCGACTTACCGGAAAATGGACTGATGAACATTCTGAAGAAATCAAACGAGGAATCTCAATTCGACTGGGATATGCAGATGCTGCATTTTATAAATGTCCAACCTGTGAAGAACCACAATGTTACACCGTAAAAAAAACCTGTGACCATTGCAAATCACCATGCGAGCTGCTCAGAGTTGTCTCATTTGTCGATGCACCTGGTCATGAAACTCTCATGGCAACGATGCTTTCTGGTGCTGCAATCATGGATGGAGCAATTCTTGTTATCGCTGCAAATGAGGACTGCCCCCAACCACAAACCCGAGAACATCTCACCGCACTTGAAATCGCAGGAATCAAAAAAATTGTTATCGTCCAAAATAAAATTGATTTAGTCTCAAATGAAACTGCGCTGAAACATTACGAACAAATCAAAAAATTTATCAAAGGAACCATCGCAGAAGATGCACCGATAGTACCGGTAAGTGCACATCATGATATCAATATTGATGTCTTATTAAAATTACTTGAAGAAAAAATCCCAACACCTGAAAGAGACAGCACAAAACCACCACTGATGTATATTGCTCGAAGTTTTGATATTAATAAACCTGGAACACGACCACAGGAACTCAAAGGAGGTGTCATTGGAGGATCACTCATGCAAGGCGTCTTGCACAAAGGTGATGAAATCCAAATAGCTCCAGGACGACGAACAGAATCTGAAGGACGTGCGATTATTGAACCCATTACGACAAAAGTAGTATCACTTATGACTGGAGGAAAAATCGTTGATACAGCAAATCCTGGAGGACTTCTTGCTATTGGAACTGAACTTGACCCGGCGCAGGTTAAATCAGATTCATTTGCCGGAAAAATCGTTGGAAAAATAGGACAACTCCCACCAGTAGTCGATACATTTGATATTACGATCCATCTATTAAAACGCGTTGTCGGAACCATCGATGAAAAAAATGTCGAACCATTAAAAACAAACGAGCCGCTCATGCTTACGGTCGGAACTGCAACAACCGTCGGTATCATCCAAGAACTTCGAGAAACAAAAATACGAGTCAAACTCAAATTAGCAGTCTGCGCACAGCAAAACCAACGAATTGCCATCAGCAGACGCATTGATGGAAAATGGCATCTTATTGGATACGGGGAGATAACATACGCAAAATCGTGA
- a CDS encoding 30S ribosomal protein S6e, with the protein MVEFKVVVNDPEHGKSYTIPVSGHHANSLLGKKINDEVDGIFVSLPGYKLQITGGTDKTGFPMRADLPGTIRRRILLSRSTGYKPKERGKRQKKSVRGNTINQDVVQINMKVIKASAKPIEELIKGENKDEGTKKEEAK; encoded by the coding sequence ATGGTTGAATTTAAAGTTGTTGTAAATGATCCAGAACATGGAAAATCATACACCATTCCGGTTAGTGGTCACCATGCAAATTCATTACTTGGAAAAAAAATCAATGATGAAGTCGATGGTATCTTTGTATCCTTGCCAGGATATAAACTCCAAATAACTGGTGGCACCGACAAAACCGGGTTCCCCATGCGAGCTGATCTACCAGGAACCATCAGACGACGCATACTTCTCAGTAGAAGCACAGGATACAAACCAAAAGAACGAGGAAAACGACAAAAAAAATCAGTCCGTGGAAACACCATTAACCAAGATGTTGTTCAAATCAATATGAAAGTAATTAAAGCCAGTGCAAAACCAATCGAAGAATTGATTAAAGGAGAAAACAAAGACGAAGGGACAAAAAAAGAGGAGGCTAAATGA
- a CDS encoding DNA-directed RNA polymerase, with translation MYSLVRLEDTVRVPPERFGEDLDEVIKEIVRKTFEGSVRRDCGLIVVVDNIDIIGDGIVIHGDGGMFQKISFEALTFNPMLHEIVDGIVCEIVEFGAFCHIGPLDALIHMSQIMNDYVDVDTESGRISGKEHKRVLKLGDPIRARIVALSLNELSARESKIGLTMRQPALGAHEWLYEPDDKKKDTQKDGKKRRTDEKKQDEKKPEQKKE, from the coding sequence ATGTATAGTTTAGTTCGATTAGAAGACACTGTTCGAGTTCCTCCTGAACGTTTTGGGGAAGATCTCGACGAAGTAATCAAAGAAATTGTGAGAAAAACCTTCGAAGGTTCGGTTCGTCGAGACTGTGGTCTCATTGTTGTTGTTGATAACATCGATATTATCGGAGATGGCATTGTCATCCATGGTGATGGAGGGATGTTTCAAAAAATCTCATTTGAAGCATTAACCTTTAACCCGATGCTGCATGAAATTGTTGATGGTATTGTCTGCGAAATCGTGGAATTTGGAGCATTTTGTCACATTGGTCCACTCGATGCCTTAATTCATATGAGTCAAATCATGAATGATTATGTTGATGTTGATACCGAGAGCGGACGGATAAGCGGCAAAGAGCATAAACGTGTGTTAAAACTTGGAGACCCAATCCGTGCACGTATCGTTGCATTAAGCTTGAATGAACTCTCTGCTCGTGAAAGTAAGATCGGTTTAACCATGCGTCAACCAGCTCTTGGTGCTCACGAATGGTTGTATGAGCCTGATGATAAAAAAAAGGATACACAAAAAGACGGTAAAAAACGACGGACTGACGAAAAAAAACAAGATGAAAAAAAGCCTGAACAAAAGAAGGAATAA
- the spt4 gene encoding transcription elongation factor subunit Spt4, with translation MKTMNACKSCHLLTEKERCPNCADTTVNRWTGYVIIRDPEHSQIAKKMNISKPGKYALKVR, from the coding sequence ATGAAAACGATGAATGCCTGTAAAAGTTGTCATTTACTGACGGAAAAAGAACGTTGTCCAAACTGTGCAGATACCACAGTTAATCGATGGACCGGGTATGTTATTATTCGTGATCCTGAACATTCTCAGATTGCGAAAAAGATGAATATTAGTAAACCTGGGAAATACGCGCTTAAGGTTCGGTAA
- a CDS encoding DUF359 domain-containing protein: MYFLPDALRDKLKEPIGCLVDEPTLISRVKNTPYLVSIGDKVTYTVLSYDIQPCLAIVDFILERQPYPAAMKMKIQTFTNNHIKVKNPAGMITEELWNAIDSFYLTMKTGKPLLIEVDGEEDLASLAAIYLAPRDVTIIYGLPNKGVLIVTPSKINKKKVEDVLKIMRDAYGNRDSIKKC, from the coding sequence ATGTATTTTTTACCTGATGCTCTCCGAGACAAACTCAAAGAACCCATCGGCTGTCTTGTTGATGAACCAACCTTAATTTCACGAGTCAAAAACACGCCATATCTTGTTTCAATTGGTGATAAAGTAACCTATACCGTATTATCATACGATATTCAGCCGTGTCTTGCGATTGTCGATTTTATCCTTGAACGACAACCATATCCTGCAGCGATGAAAATGAAGATTCAAACCTTTACAAACAATCATATCAAAGTTAAAAATCCAGCAGGAATGATCACCGAAGAACTCTGGAATGCTATTGATTCTTTTTATCTCACTATGAAAACAGGTAAACCCCTCCTGATTGAAGTTGATGGGGAAGAGGATCTTGCGTCGCTTGCAGCAATCTACCTTGCCCCTCGAGACGTAACTATAATATATGGATTGCCGAATAAGGGGGTTCTAATAGTAACACCATCAAAGATAAATAAAAAGAAAGTAGAAGACGTGTTAAAGATAATGCGTGATGCCTATGGAAATCGAGATTCAATCAAAAAATGTTAA
- the rps24e gene encoding 30S ribosomal protein S24e yields the protein MEIEIQSKNVNPLMNRTEVVFVISHKGEATPKRDLIRGELAEKLSVKKEQVVIDHMDSDFGIQRTKGYAKIYQTVDEIKAAESDYILKRNALPGKKKRKKEVKTEGSEGKPAEKKPAAEKPQ from the coding sequence ATGGAAATCGAGATTCAATCAAAAAATGTTAATCCGCTTATGAATCGAACTGAAGTGGTTTTCGTAATTTCTCACAAAGGAGAAGCAACACCAAAACGTGACCTTATCCGAGGAGAACTGGCTGAAAAACTCAGTGTCAAAAAAGAACAAGTAGTTATTGATCACATGGATTCAGATTTTGGCATACAGCGGACAAAAGGTTATGCTAAGATTTATCAAACCGTCGATGAGATAAAAGCTGCTGAATCAGATTATATCCTCAAGAGAAATGCACTACCTGGTAAAAAGAAACGAAAGAAAGAAGTTAAAACAGAAGGTAGTGAAGGAAAGCCTGCTGAAAAAAAACCTGCAGCAGAAAAACCACAATAA
- a CDS encoding 30S ribosomal protein S27ae, whose protein sequence is MMKREIYKVEGDKIVRQRKNCPKCGDGVFLAEHKDRTSCGKCGYTEFKSKK, encoded by the coding sequence ATGATGAAACGAGAGATATACAAAGTTGAAGGCGATAAAATCGTCCGTCAGCGGAAAAACTGCCCTAAGTGTGGTGACGGTGTTTTCCTCGCTGAACATAAAGATCGAACGAGCTGTGGGAAATGTGGTTATACTGAGTTTAAAAGTAAAAAATAA